The Sediminispirochaeta smaragdinae DSM 11293 genome has a segment encoding these proteins:
- a CDS encoding TRAP transporter large permease, whose product MLAFSPIIVLFVLFFLNIPIGFALMGSSLFYFIFINNTMAMNMVIQQFTTSVESFPYLAVPFFVMVGSVMNYSGISFHLMNMAEVLAGHMKGGLAQVNCLLSAMMGGISGSANADAAMQSKILVPEMKRKGFSTEFSAAVTAASSAVSPVIPPGTNLILYALIANVPVGDMFLAGYTPGILMTAAMMFTVYIISSKRGYKPSREKRATPKEIGKQTLISIWALAIPFGIILGMRMGMFTPTEAGGIAVAFCFLVGFFVYKELKIKHIPLILMETVKNTGTVMIIIASAKVFGYYMTLERIPQMITELLMTLTANKFVLLMIINLLLLFVGMFIEGGAALVILAPLLVPAVVSLGVDPLHFGVIFIVNIMIGGLTPPFGSMMFTVCSIVNVKLEKFIREVWPFIIALAAVLLLVTYSESVALFIPNLFN is encoded by the coding sequence ATGCTAGCGTTTTCTCCTATTATAGTTCTTTTTGTACTGTTCTTTCTGAACATCCCCATCGGTTTTGCGTTGATGGGTTCTTCTTTATTCTATTTTATTTTTATAAACAACACGATGGCAATGAATATGGTAATTCAGCAGTTCACAACTTCTGTCGAATCTTTTCCATATCTTGCTGTTCCCTTTTTCGTCATGGTCGGTTCTGTCATGAATTACTCAGGGATAAGTTTTCATCTCATGAATATGGCGGAAGTTCTCGCAGGACATATGAAGGGCGGGCTTGCTCAGGTCAATTGTCTGTTAAGTGCAATGATGGGAGGCATATCTGGTTCTGCCAATGCCGATGCAGCCATGCAGTCGAAGATTCTGGTACCGGAGATGAAAAGGAAGGGCTTCTCTACGGAATTCTCTGCTGCAGTTACGGCCGCATCCTCTGCGGTCAGCCCGGTAATCCCACCTGGAACAAATCTTATTTTGTATGCTCTTATTGCAAACGTTCCGGTCGGAGATATGTTTTTGGCAGGCTATACCCCAGGTATCCTGATGACCGCCGCGATGATGTTTACTGTTTATATCATTTCTTCAAAGCGCGGCTACAAGCCTTCAAGAGAAAAAAGGGCTACACCCAAAGAAATTGGAAAGCAGACACTCATCTCCATCTGGGCGCTTGCCATTCCCTTCGGGATTATCTTGGGGATGCGGATGGGCATGTTCACCCCGACGGAAGCTGGAGGAATTGCCGTAGCTTTTTGTTTTCTGGTGGGATTCTTTGTGTATAAAGAGCTCAAAATCAAACACATCCCACTTATCCTCATGGAAACTGTAAAGAATACCGGTACCGTCATGATCATCATCGCCAGTGCAAAAGTCTTTGGTTATTACATGACTCTAGAGAGAATCCCGCAGATGATAACAGAGTTGCTGATGACTCTCACCGCAAATAAATTTGTCCTTCTCATGATCATCAACCTGTTGTTGCTGTTTGTCGGGATGTTTATCGAGGGCGGAGCGGCTCTTGTCATTCTGGCTCCTCTTCTGGTGCCTGCCGTTGTTTCTCTTGGTGTAGATCCGCTTCATTTTGGTGTCATATTTATCGTTAACATTATGATTGGGGGACTCACGCCACCCTTCGGTTCCATGATGTTTACGGTATGTTCGATAGTCAATGTGAAGCTCGAAAAATTTATTAGGGAAGTATGGCCGTTCATTATAGCGCTTGCGGCAGTGCTTCTTTTGGTCACCTATTCCGAGTCTGTGGCTTTGTTTATTCCGAACTTATTCAATTAA
- a CDS encoding TRAP transporter small permease: protein MKNFLKKFELYLGSICIAVTVVIVIMNVFTRYCLSFTFFWAEEIAVGCFVWTIFLGTAAAYREKGLIGVEAIVTLLPSKVRDIVEVFTSILLLILSAIMFWFSFTYVSTSTKITAALEISYAYINVSIVISFGLMTIYSVFFVIQSFKKAFSSTQEESEVKEPV, encoded by the coding sequence ATGAAGAATTTTCTTAAGAAATTCGAGTTATATCTTGGAAGCATATGTATAGCCGTTACGGTAGTTATCGTAATTATGAATGTGTTTACCAGATACTGTTTGAGTTTTACATTTTTCTGGGCAGAGGAAATAGCTGTCGGATGTTTTGTCTGGACCATTTTTCTTGGTACGGCTGCCGCCTACAGGGAAAAAGGGTTAATAGGCGTAGAAGCTATCGTTACTCTTCTCCCTTCAAAAGTTAGAGATATTGTAGAAGTGTTTACCAGTATATTGCTTCTTATTTTAAGCGCAATCATGTTCTGGTTTAGTTTTACCTACGTTTCAACGTCGACAAAGATTACTGCTGCTTTGGAAATTTCATATGCCTATATAAACGTTAGCATCGTAATATCTTTTGGCTTAATGACAATCTATTCTGTTTTTTTCGTCATACAAAGCTTTAAAAAGGCATTTTCATCCACGCAGGAAGAGTCGGAAGTAAAGGAGCCGGTATAA
- a CDS encoding C4-dicarboxylate TRAP transporter substrate-binding protein — protein MKKIINAAGEVMRNISCERKFCRPEKCKTRSVSGFGMKALSCTLAVVMLSIFFIGCGNSDKGSAGAAKKQAKPRVIKVSTKFVDNEQTAKSLVKAIKTINERSNGTLELQLFTGGTLPIGKDGMEQVVNGSDWILVDGVNFLGDYVPDYNAVTGPMLYQSFDEYLAMVRTPLVQNLNTKAEGLGIKVLSLDWLFGFRSMMTNKVIKTPEDMKGVKLRVPTSQLYTFTIEALGGNPVAMPYPDTYAAIQQGVIDGVEGSIMTYYGTKQYENVKEYSLTRHLLGVSAVCISTKCWDSLTPEQQKIIQEEIDLGGEDNLQATIDLESEYAKKLQDLGVRFHEVDAAAFNKAAAPVYSMFDKWTPGIYDDIMAELNKIRADLGKI, from the coding sequence ATGAAAAAAATTATTAATGCGGCTGGTGAAGTCATGAGAAACATCTCATGTGAGAGAAAATTTTGCCGGCCCGAAAAGTGTAAGACTCGTTCTGTTTCGGGATTCGGAATGAAGGCTCTATCTTGTACTCTTGCAGTCGTTATGCTCTCTATCTTTTTTATCGGCTGCGGCAATTCGGATAAGGGATCTGCGGGTGCTGCTAAGAAACAGGCAAAGCCCCGTGTCATCAAAGTGAGTACAAAGTTTGTCGACAATGAGCAGACTGCGAAGTCATTGGTTAAAGCTATTAAAACCATTAATGAAAGAAGCAATGGTACTTTGGAGCTCCAGCTGTTTACCGGCGGTACGCTCCCCATTGGCAAAGACGGAATGGAACAGGTGGTGAATGGATCAGACTGGATTCTCGTTGATGGCGTAAATTTTCTCGGTGACTATGTTCCCGATTATAATGCAGTAACAGGTCCTATGTTATACCAGTCGTTTGATGAATATCTTGCCATGGTAAGAACCCCACTCGTTCAAAACCTGAATACGAAGGCTGAAGGACTGGGGATTAAGGTCCTCTCCCTTGACTGGCTCTTCGGTTTCAGAAGCATGATGACGAACAAGGTAATCAAAACTCCGGAGGATATGAAAGGCGTAAAACTCAGAGTTCCGACAAGTCAGTTATACACGTTTACGATTGAAGCCCTTGGCGGAAATCCCGTTGCCATGCCGTATCCCGATACCTACGCTGCCATTCAGCAGGGGGTAATCGACGGTGTCGAAGGATCGATCATGACGTATTACGGAACAAAACAGTACGAAAACGTTAAAGAATATTCATTGACAAGACACCTTCTCGGTGTTTCCGCGGTTTGTATATCGACAAAGTGCTGGGATAGCCTCACCCCTGAGCAGCAAAAAATAATCCAGGAGGAAATTGACCTTGGAGGAGAGGATAACCTCCAAGCAACCATAGACCTTGAATCGGAATACGCGAAAAAGCTTCAGGATCTTGGTGTTCGGTTTCACGAAGTGGATGCTGCTGCTTTTAACAAGGCGGCTGCTCCTGTCTACTCCATGTTTGATAAATGGACTCCCGGGATCTACGATGATATCATGGCCGAGCTTAATAAGATACGAGCTGACTTGGGAAAGATATAA
- a CDS encoding cation transporter has protein sequence MDNTIILRIEDMSCGHCAVTVQEAIVSVEAVKKAKVSLRKKEAKVIADSTVRTEDLIKAVAATGYRAFPKA, from the coding sequence ATGGACAATACAATCATCCTGAGAATCGAAGATATGTCGTGCGGGCACTGTGCGGTAACGGTACAGGAGGCAATAGTATCGGTGGAAGCGGTAAAAAAGGCCAAGGTCAGCCTACGAAAAAAAGAGGCCAAAGTGATCGCCGATTCGACAGTGCGTACCGAAGATCTGATAAAGGCGGTCGCTGCGACAGGATACCGGGCCTTTCCCAAGGCATGA
- a CDS encoding class I SAM-dependent methyltransferase, whose translation MVNKTSTEIVYPSWESYEALLRHGPDDGKKAESFWDSRARQFNKHQIEGKSRLHEHTVTSLVHRELITPGSSILEIGAGSGRYTLPLAKVSGHVTATDISAQMLAHLKENAAAAGLSNIDTRKLDWNTIELGTLGFEKQFDLVFAAMCPAVRSKNGLEKMSRASCQSCVVAQFIESRAPAGQKGTSPEAVSGRHDPHNDRDALYAMFNLLWLQGYTPEIRYKKETEANGASTTLALISWEVQ comes from the coding sequence ATGGTTAATAAAACATCGACAGAGATAGTATATCCAAGCTGGGAAAGCTACGAGGCCCTTCTCCGGCATGGTCCTGACGACGGGAAAAAGGCCGAAAGCTTCTGGGACTCCAGGGCAAGGCAATTCAACAAGCATCAAATCGAGGGAAAAAGCCGCCTTCACGAACATACGGTCACTTCCCTGGTTCATCGGGAACTGATCACACCAGGCAGCAGTATCCTCGAGATAGGCGCAGGATCAGGACGTTACACCCTTCCCCTGGCAAAGGTAAGTGGACATGTTACCGCCACCGATATATCCGCACAGATGCTGGCGCATCTTAAGGAGAATGCAGCCGCTGCAGGTTTGAGCAATATCGATACACGCAAGCTTGACTGGAACACCATCGAACTCGGCACACTTGGTTTCGAAAAGCAATTTGATCTTGTTTTTGCGGCCATGTGCCCGGCAGTACGAAGTAAAAACGGCCTTGAGAAAATGAGCCGTGCCTCATGCCAGAGTTGCGTAGTTGCCCAGTTCATCGAAAGCAGAGCGCCGGCCGGGCAAAAGGGCACGTCCCCCGAAGCAGTATCGGGTCGCCACGACCCTCACAACGACCGGGATGCCCTCTACGCCATGTTCAACCTGCTGTGGCTTCAGGGATACACCCCGGAAATTCGCTATAAAAAAGAGACAGAGGCAAACGGGGCCAGCACTACCCTGGCGCTGATATCTTGGGAAGTGCAATAA
- a CDS encoding methyltransferase: MDLPEIRVESKELFQLQSGAIRSWLLITAVEFNLFTHTAEKRTAAEIASILRTHGPNTELFLNALCSLGLLRKDHGAYINTELADTFLVEGKESYLGGFLLLNEQWNLRSREQMKTLIQNGPIPAQESSDVPEAMFSQYIKEMRNFARSGVSQLVAKEIERLPEFPKMRNMLDLGGAHGMDAIAIVNRNFSLSGVVFDKPAIVKYTRDIIREYHMEERITTIGGDYISDPIGGGYDLIFTKGTLNFAKDQLVSVCEKIYTALTPGGVFVSLHEGLTDEDTKPAGMVLSWLPSCLASTDLSLSQDDIPNAMIKAGFTRVRTKPFPFPLGGVLDLTIGRK, translated from the coding sequence ATGGACCTACCTGAAATTCGTGTTGAATCGAAGGAGCTTTTTCAGCTTCAATCCGGTGCTATACGCTCATGGCTTCTGATTACCGCAGTGGAGTTCAATCTTTTCACGCACACGGCTGAAAAGAGGACAGCGGCGGAGATCGCTTCTATCCTCCGGACCCATGGGCCCAATACCGAGCTTTTCTTGAATGCCCTTTGCTCTCTCGGCCTTTTGCGAAAGGATCACGGCGCATATATAAATACGGAATTGGCGGACACCTTTCTCGTTGAGGGCAAAGAGAGCTATCTGGGAGGTTTTCTCCTTCTGAATGAACAGTGGAACCTCAGGAGCAGAGAGCAGATGAAAACCCTTATTCAGAATGGGCCAATACCGGCGCAGGAGAGTAGCGATGTTCCTGAAGCCATGTTTTCCCAGTACATCAAGGAGATGAGAAATTTCGCTCGATCCGGTGTTTCCCAGCTTGTTGCCAAGGAGATAGAGCGGCTGCCGGAGTTCCCGAAGATGAGAAATATGCTTGATCTCGGCGGTGCCCACGGCATGGATGCCATCGCAATTGTCAATCGGAATTTCTCATTAAGCGGTGTTGTCTTTGATAAACCGGCAATCGTGAAATACACCCGGGACATCATTCGTGAATATCATATGGAAGAGAGAATTACGACTATCGGCGGCGATTACATCTCGGATCCCATAGGCGGCGGCTATGACCTTATTTTTACAAAGGGGACCCTGAACTTTGCCAAGGACCAACTGGTTTCTGTGTGCGAGAAAATCTACACGGCTTTAACGCCTGGAGGAGTCTTTGTTTCGCTTCATGAGGGGCTCACCGACGAAGATACAAAACCTGCGGGCATGGTGCTAAGTTGGTTGCCAAGCTGTCTTGCTTCCACCGATCTTTCCCTTTCCCAAGACGATATTCCCAATGCGATGATCAAAGCCGGTTTTACAAGGGTCAGGACTAAGCCTTTTCCCTTTCCTCTCGGCGGCGTATTGGATTTGACTATCGGGAGGAAATAG